From the Acidobacteriota bacterium genome, the window GAGTCGTTGCCCACGCGGGTGCCGGTGAGGTCGTAGATGTCGGCCTCCAGCACGGTGGACTTGCCCTCGTAGTTGGGGTGCTCGAAGAGGAAGACGCGGCAACCCTGGGGGACTCGCACGGAGCTGGCGGTGTCCTGGCGAATCTGGTTGTCGTTGAGCCGCGGATCGTCCTCGTAGAAGGTCTCGGAGCGGCCGCCGAAGCGCTGGTGCTCGTAGAGGGTCACGCCGTCCCGGCCCGGACGATCCGGACGAGTCACCGGCGGATCCACGGGGCGAGCGTTGCGGGACTCGATGACCTCGACGGTAATGGTGCCCTTGAGCATGCCCTTGCGGATATTCACCGGCTCCAGCAGCTCATACTCGATGAGGGTGGTGGCGCCGGGGTTGGGGCGGTGCTCGGTGCTCACCGCTTCCAGGATGGCGGAGCCTTCCCGGGGATCGACCTTGCTCAGATTCACTCGGTTGACGCCGGCCAGCTCACCGAAGCGGGTGCTGGGATAGCGCGGGGCGCGGTGGGCTCCGGCGGGGATGGCCACCATGCGCAGCCGCACGCGCTCGCCGACCTCGAGGGTGAGAACCTCACCGGGGTTGACGTAGCCCCGCTGCTCCTTGGTCGCCATGTCCTGGATGGCGATGCGTAGCTCCGAGATGGCAGGATTGTTGTCCTGCGCCTCGGCGGTGGGGGTGGCGATGCCGCAGAGCATCGCAAACAAAGCGACGAAACTGAGTCGTAACGCGGCTTTCATGGTTTCCTCCTCGTTTCCTTGGTTGCTCGACCGGTTCCGACCTTCACGAGTGTTCTGCGGATCTTCCCTGAGGCTTTACCGCCAGGACGCTCAACAGCAGTGGTAGCTGCGGCTCCTCCGGGGGGAGGGCGAAACGTCGATTCCCGACATCCAGCATATTTTCAAACATCTTCCAACCGTTAGAGTACGGTAGTTCTTGAACGACTTTCAAAGTGAGCCCAGCTTCGAGGATCGCCGTCAGCACCTGCCCCACGCTCCACTGGAATTCATAAGTGGGGTGGGGGTTGGTGAAGTCTTGCACTCCTTGTTGCTGGCCCGAGGGCGCTAGACCCTCGCCGGATTCGGCGACATAGTCCG encodes:
- a CDS encoding beta/gamma crystallin-related protein, producing MKAALRLSFVALFAMLCGIATPTAEAQDNNPAISELRIAIQDMATKEQRGYVNPGEVLTLEVGERVRLRMVAIPAGAHRAPRYPSTRFGELAGVNRVNLSKVDPREGSAILEAVSTEHRPNPGATTLIEYELLEPVNIRKGMLKGTITVEVIESRNARPVDPPVTRPDRPGRDGVTLYEHQRFGGRSETFYEDDPRLNDNQIRQDTASSVRVPQGCRVFLFEHPNYEGKSTVLEADIYDLTGTRVGNDSVSSLRIECDGRQRGYYRDDRNNRGNRGDRGYRGDRGARAGSAVTLYEHQNYTGRSEVFFNSDAQLADNSIRQDTASSVRVDPGCEVLLFEHADYRGRSTVLTASIADLTGTRVGNDSVSSLDVRCQ